CTGATACTCACCTTCTCCTTCTCCACGAAGCCCACGAAGGCGGTGCGCTCGATCTCCACGGGCTGCCCCTGCCGGTCATACAGAGCCAGGACGAAGTGGAAAAAGTTGGACTTCCTCAGGTTGGAAGGAGGCTGCTTCTCGAAGTGAGCCCGGGCCAGACCCACTCCGCTGGGACCACAAAGACGCGGGTTAGCGGCAGCCCGGACGGCGCGGCCTCCCCAGGC
This Meleagris gallopavo isolate NT-WF06-2002-E0010 breed Aviagen turkey brand Nicholas breeding stock unplaced genomic scaffold, Turkey_5.1 ChrUn_random_7180001869315, whole genome shotgun sequence DNA region includes the following protein-coding sequences:
- the LOC104916074 gene encoding transcription factor COE1-like, which codes for PPKRKSRGAVRGEDARCPGSPKGSRVAPVWDRDRAWGGRAVRAAANPRLCGPSGVGLARAHFEKQPPSNLRKSNFFHFVLALYDRQGQPVEIERTAFVGFVEKEKEANSEKTNNGIHYRLQLLYSN